One genomic region from uncultured Cohaesibacter sp. encodes:
- a CDS encoding alpha/beta hydrolase — MKASEADIFIIPGLDNSGPDHWQSRWEDKIKSARRIEQEDWANPQMESWVSRIIADVEQAKRPAVLVAHSLGVVATVKAAAAIAPGIVKGAFLVGMPNVESDDHVPGRIRHFAPIPEEPLPFPSILVASRSDPYCAFETAEHFGRKWGSTFVDAGETGHINEHSGQGPWPEGLMTFANFMSQLA; from the coding sequence ATGAAGGCGTCTGAAGCAGACATTTTCATTATTCCCGGGCTGGACAATTCCGGCCCGGACCATTGGCAATCCCGCTGGGAAGACAAGATCAAGTCTGCCCGCCGCATTGAGCAGGAAGATTGGGCCAACCCGCAAATGGAAAGCTGGGTCAGCCGGATCATAGCCGATGTGGAGCAGGCAAAGCGCCCTGCGGTGCTCGTGGCCCATTCACTTGGGGTCGTAGCAACCGTCAAGGCCGCCGCCGCCATTGCTCCGGGTATCGTCAAGGGAGCCTTTCTGGTCGGCATGCCCAATGTCGAGAGCGACGATCATGTTCCCGGCCGTATCCGGCATTTTGCGCCTATACCGGAAGAGCCTCTGCCCTTCCCGTCCATTCTTGTGGCATCACGCAGTGATCCTTACTGCGCGTTTGAAACGGCAGAGCATTTTGGGCGCAAATGGGGCTCGACATTCGTTGACGCTGGCGAAACCGGCCATATCAACGAACATAGCGGACAAGGCCCGTGGCCCGAAGGCCTGATGACCTTCGCCAATTTCATGAGCCAACTCGCCTGA